Proteins encoded within one genomic window of Streptomyces profundus:
- a CDS encoding OmpA family protein — MHTIRHQARIAVVASTAAAVWAFGVPLAAADESDEPVEQPPGYEAPAPPEVDPDAAGLMLTDGAALADPRVLDVKFVVQDIGGAQPQETDPEVEEPTEGATEQPTRPPEEDGQGPNGGGEQREERTSGQHKFTLQTDVLFERGSDEISGEAEEALADVAAAIEEYQPSQVNIFGFTDDIGSYESGVTLSENRARNTHLVLLELLTNADTIDFNVRGYSEDYPLYDNNTEEGRQQNRRVEISWPTGE, encoded by the coding sequence ATGCACACGATTCGCCATCAGGCCCGGATCGCCGTGGTCGCCTCGACCGCCGCGGCGGTGTGGGCGTTCGGTGTTCCCCTGGCCGCGGCCGACGAGTCCGACGAGCCCGTGGAACAGCCGCCCGGGTACGAGGCGCCGGCACCGCCCGAGGTCGATCCCGATGCCGCGGGGCTGATGCTGACCGACGGTGCGGCGCTGGCGGATCCGAGGGTGCTCGACGTGAAGTTCGTCGTGCAGGACATCGGAGGCGCTCAGCCTCAGGAAACCGACCCCGAGGTGGAAGAGCCGACCGAAGGGGCCACCGAGCAGCCCACGCGTCCGCCGGAAGAGGACGGGCAGGGGCCCAACGGCGGCGGGGAGCAGCGTGAGGAACGCACCAGCGGTCAGCACAAGTTCACCCTGCAGACCGATGTCCTCTTCGAGCGGGGCAGCGACGAGATCTCGGGAGAGGCCGAGGAAGCGCTCGCCGATGTGGCCGCCGCGATCGAGGAGTACCAGCCGTCCCAGGTGAACATCTTCGGCTTCACGGACGACATCGGCTCCTACGAGAGCGGCGTGACCCTCTCCGAGAACCGCGCCAGGAACACCCATCTGGTGCTCCTGGAACTGCTCACCAACGCCGACACCATCGACTTCAACGTCCGTGGCTACAGCGAGGACTACCCGCTCTACGACAACAACACCGAGGAGGGGCGACAGCAGAACCGCCGAGTGGAGATCTCCTGGCCCACCGGAGAGTGA
- a CDS encoding pilus assembly protein TadG-related protein — MIPRGSRGAVFPLYLWMITGLLTLALLFFVFAQAAVTRSSAQSAADAAALAAAGESRDQLFDEFLDGLDDEDVDLGDILDGDGPRTDAPCRQAAPRLAERNGAEVVSCEAGDMELSYTVRVRTLEPVGDSLIPATENEHAEASATAVIRGLCVLTSDEDDRVEFSCEEDRDWSFDPGDEDALPEARDMFRVFLED; from the coding sequence CTGATCCCGAGAGGTTCGCGCGGGGCCGTCTTTCCCCTCTATCTCTGGATGATCACTGGCCTGTTGACGTTGGCCCTGCTCTTCTTCGTCTTCGCGCAGGCTGCGGTAACGCGCAGTAGCGCCCAATCTGCCGCTGACGCGGCGGCGTTGGCGGCAGCGGGAGAGTCGAGAGACCAGCTCTTCGACGAGTTTCTCGATGGCCTGGACGACGAGGACGTCGACTTGGGAGACATTCTCGACGGCGACGGCCCACGTACGGACGCGCCATGTCGGCAGGCCGCGCCGCGATTGGCGGAGCGCAACGGGGCCGAGGTGGTGTCGTGTGAAGCGGGCGACATGGAGCTGAGCTACACGGTGCGCGTAAGAACCCTCGAACCGGTCGGCGACTCCCTCATTCCCGCCACCGAGAACGAGCATGCCGAAGCGAGCGCGACCGCCGTGATTCGAGGCCTCTGTGTTCTCACCTCGGACGAGGACGACCGCGTCGAGTTCAGCTGTGAGGAAGATCGGGACTGGTCCTTCGACCCCGGAGACGAGGACGCCTTGCCGGAGGCCCGGGATATGTTCCGCGTTTTTTTGGAAGATTGA
- a CDS encoding WXG100 family type VII secretion target, which translates to MAEGDIDVTYQDMHDAADHLLESKDEIHTKLQTLRTYIQDLVRDGYVTSASSVAFDQSYDEFNSGARDAIEALQGMADFLDGAADGYADLDRQLEEGLRE; encoded by the coding sequence ATGGCCGAAGGCGACATCGACGTCACATACCAGGACATGCACGACGCGGCTGACCACCTGCTGGAGTCCAAGGACGAGATCCACACCAAGCTGCAAACCCTGCGAACGTACATCCAGGACCTGGTTCGGGACGGATATGTCACCTCCGCCTCATCGGTGGCGTTCGACCAGTCCTACGACGAGTTCAACTCCGGTGCCAGAGACGCCATCGAGGCGCTCCAGGGCATGGCCGACTTCCTCGACGGCGCCGCCGACGGCTATGCCGACCTGGACCGACAGCTGGAGGAAGGGCTCCGCGAATAG
- a CDS encoding DUF5936 domain-containing protein, with protein sequence MALLLGLLMGVAVFGVVAAIRMLRSGTPLPADLALALEIGSTRVTATGSAVDRLGMRFAPLVLRLMGPAAVDRKRRKIDLAGHPGGLTIDRYAARRAVYGAFGLATATLFTVAGWPLFALFGLAFGLFAADAAIWEGVRQRREVIDRTLPDFLDVLAVVVSAGLSFRQALDRVSARYEGPWADEIRITLRQMDMGVPRRQAFDELRRRNDSEPVNQFVTALQQGEELGAPIADTLVQIAKDMRRTDAQNARRRAAKAIPKATLATLVFMVPATMIIIVTGMLLGSGTDFRELLGDR encoded by the coding sequence ATGGCGCTGCTGCTTGGTCTGTTGATGGGAGTCGCCGTCTTCGGCGTGGTCGCGGCGATCCGCATGCTGCGGTCCGGCACTCCGCTGCCCGCCGATCTGGCGCTCGCCCTGGAGATCGGCTCCACCCGGGTGACGGCCACCGGCTCCGCCGTCGACCGGCTCGGGATGCGCTTCGCGCCCCTGGTGCTGCGGCTGATGGGGCCGGCCGCCGTCGATCGCAAACGGCGCAAGATCGACCTGGCGGGCCATCCCGGCGGCCTGACCATAGACCGTTACGCCGCCAGGCGCGCCGTCTACGGCGCCTTCGGCCTGGCCACCGCCACGCTGTTCACCGTGGCCGGCTGGCCGCTGTTCGCCCTCTTCGGCCTCGCCTTCGGGCTGTTCGCCGCCGACGCGGCGATCTGGGAGGGCGTGCGCCAGCGGCGCGAGGTGATCGACCGCACGCTCCCCGACTTCCTCGACGTCCTGGCCGTCGTCGTCTCGGCCGGGCTCAGCTTCCGCCAGGCCCTGGACCGGGTCTCCGCACGCTACGAGGGGCCCTGGGCGGACGAGATACGGATCACCCTGCGTCAGATGGACATGGGCGTTCCCCGCCGGCAGGCGTTCGACGAGCTGCGCCGGCGCAACGACTCCGAGCCGGTCAACCAGTTCGTCACCGCGTTGCAGCAGGGCGAGGAGCTGGGCGCGCCGATCGCCGACACCCTCGTCCAGATAGCCAAGGACATGCGCCGGACGGACGCGCAGAACGCCCGCCGAAGGGCCGCGAAGGCCATCCCCAAGGCGACTCTGGCGACCTTGGTCTTCATGGTTCCCGCCACTATGATCATTATTGTCACAGGCATGCTTCTCGGGTCGGGCACCGACTTCCGCGAGCTTCTCGGAGACCGCTGA
- a CDS encoding type II secretion system F family protein: MSDLSLLAIGLTVLALTCGVAGLRLYSSGRAGHRELLSRLSDAGEPSAAPTDPAPGGRRRPFAGLDRRLRGTEFGRRLRLKLQSTGLDLSVGEYAGYVLGAVAGLWLIGSVVLAPFFGPVFGLVAIWGSNTFLNWQRTKRTERFIGQLPELARLIANGTAAGLAMRTALSMAAEEMEEPAGAELTIVANQLAVGRSLEEALGELGERLPSRELTVLVSTLVLANRAGGTIVASLRNLTTTLEERKETRREVRTMLAEINATAVTIPLLGLGALLMINSMSPGALGRVTSSAGGQIAMLVSLALYVVGFVVVRRFGRIDV; this comes from the coding sequence ATGAGCGATCTCTCGCTGTTGGCCATCGGCCTCACCGTGCTCGCCCTGACCTGCGGCGTCGCCGGTCTGCGGCTCTACTCCTCGGGCCGGGCCGGCCACCGCGAGCTGCTGAGCCGGCTCAGCGACGCGGGGGAGCCGTCCGCCGCCCCGACGGACCCGGCCCCCGGTGGCCGCCGGCGTCCGTTCGCCGGGCTCGACCGCCGGCTGCGGGGCACCGAGTTCGGCCGGCGGCTGCGGCTCAAGCTCCAGTCCACGGGGCTCGACCTCAGCGTCGGCGAGTATGCCGGCTATGTGCTGGGCGCGGTCGCCGGGCTCTGGCTGATCGGCTCCGTGGTGCTGGCGCCGTTCTTCGGCCCGGTCTTCGGCCTGGTGGCGATCTGGGGCTCCAACACCTTCCTCAACTGGCAGCGCACCAAGCGCACCGAGCGGTTCATCGGCCAACTCCCCGAGCTGGCCCGGCTGATCGCCAACGGCACGGCGGCCGGCCTGGCCATGCGCACGGCGCTCTCCATGGCGGCCGAGGAGATGGAGGAGCCGGCGGGCGCCGAGCTCACCATCGTGGCCAACCAGCTGGCCGTCGGCCGGTCCCTGGAGGAGGCCCTGGGCGAGCTGGGCGAGCGGCTGCCGTCCCGCGAGCTGACCGTCCTCGTCTCCACGCTGGTCCTGGCCAACCGCGCGGGCGGCACCATCGTCGCCTCGCTGCGCAACCTCACCACGACGCTGGAGGAGCGCAAGGAGACCAGGCGGGAGGTGCGCACCATGCTCGCCGAGATCAACGCGACGGCGGTGACCATCCCGCTGCTCGGCCTGGGCGCGCTGCTGATGATCAACTCGATGTCGCCCGGCGCGCTGGGCCGCGTCACGTCGAGCGCCGGCGGCCAGATCGCCATGCTGGTGTCGCTCGCGCTGTATGTGGTGGGTTTCGTGGTGGTGCGCAGGTTCGGGCGTATCGATGTCTGA